Proteins from a single region of Labedella gwakjiensis:
- the hxlA gene encoding 3-hexulose-6-phosphate synthase, whose translation MKLQFAMDTLTTEAALELAAAAAPHVDILELGTPLIKSAGLSAVTAIKEAHPDKIVFADLKTMDAGELEADMTFAAGADLVTVLGTAGDSTIVGAVAAAKKHGKGVVVDLIGVADKPKRAKEVVALGAEFVEMHAGLDEQAEEGFTFSTLLRDGEASGVPFSVAGGINASTIASVQQAGAQVAVAGGAIYGADDVGAAAAELRAAITD comes from the coding sequence ATGAAACTGCAGTTCGCCATGGACACGCTCACCACCGAAGCCGCTCTCGAGCTCGCCGCCGCCGCGGCGCCGCACGTCGACATCCTCGAGCTCGGCACGCCGCTCATCAAGAGCGCCGGCCTCTCCGCCGTCACGGCCATCAAGGAGGCGCACCCCGACAAGATCGTGTTCGCCGACCTGAAGACGATGGACGCGGGCGAGCTCGAGGCCGACATGACCTTCGCCGCCGGAGCCGACCTCGTGACCGTTCTCGGCACGGCCGGCGACAGCACGATCGTCGGGGCCGTCGCGGCCGCTAAGAAGCACGGCAAGGGCGTCGTCGTCGACCTCATCGGCGTCGCCGACAAGCCGAAGCGCGCGAAGGAGGTCGTCGCCCTCGGCGCCGAGTTCGTCGAGATGCACGCGGGACTCGACGAGCAGGCCGAGGAGGGCTTCACGTTCTCCACGCTGCTCCGCGACGGCGAAGCCTCTGGCGTGCCGTTCTCCGTGGCCGGCGGTATCAACGCGTCGACGATCGCGTCGGTGCAGCAGGCCGGCGCGCAGGTCGCCGTCGCCGGCGGCGCCATCTACGGTGCCGACGACGTCGGAGCCGCTGCCGCAGAGCTCCGCGCCGCCATCACCGACTGA
- a CDS encoding alpha/beta fold hydrolase, with protein sequence MSQAPETRTLVDADGVTIWYYAWAAEQPRGIVHIAHGAGEHAGRYQQLADDLVGAGFTVVADDHRGHGATGENHLGLGRLGQGTTRGAIRSVLHVGQTIAEQNPGVPLVLLGHSWGSLMAQKIVAGEHPYDAVVLSGSSLAIPGVINAGDLNKRWRGAGSTGFEWLSRDPAVGTAFAEDPRAFDIAERPVWTAVQAFAFLGRPLKGMRDIPVLIQGGSDDSLGGTRGMTLLRDAYVKRSKLSDVTMRIYEGARHEIYKETNRDEIVGDLLAWLDARVPR encoded by the coding sequence GTGAGTCAGGCTCCCGAGACCCGGACCCTCGTCGACGCCGACGGGGTCACCATCTGGTACTACGCGTGGGCGGCCGAACAGCCCCGCGGCATCGTCCACATCGCGCACGGAGCGGGGGAGCACGCCGGGCGGTACCAGCAGCTCGCCGACGACCTCGTCGGCGCCGGCTTCACCGTGGTCGCCGACGACCACCGCGGTCACGGCGCCACGGGGGAGAACCATCTCGGTCTCGGCCGACTCGGCCAGGGCACGACGCGCGGCGCCATCCGCTCCGTCCTCCACGTGGGCCAGACGATCGCGGAACAGAATCCCGGCGTCCCCCTCGTTCTCCTCGGGCACAGCTGGGGCTCGCTCATGGCGCAGAAGATCGTGGCGGGGGAGCACCCCTACGACGCGGTCGTGCTGTCCGGCTCGTCGCTCGCGATCCCCGGCGTCATCAACGCCGGCGACCTCAACAAGCGGTGGCGCGGCGCCGGCAGCACCGGATTCGAGTGGCTCTCGCGCGACCCCGCGGTGGGAACGGCCTTCGCGGAGGACCCGCGCGCGTTCGACATCGCGGAGCGGCCCGTGTGGACGGCGGTCCAGGCGTTCGCCTTCCTCGGGCGACCGCTTAAGGGCATGCGCGACATCCCCGTGCTCATCCAGGGCGGGTCGGACGACTCGCTCGGCGGCACCCGCGGCATGACGCTGCTCCGCGACGCGTACGTGAAGCGCTCGAAGCTCTCAGACGTGACCATGCGGATCTACGAGGGTGCGCGCCACGAGATCTACAAGGAGACGAACCGCGACGAGATCGTCGGCGACCTCCTCGCGTGGCTCGACGCCCGCGTCCCCCGCTGA
- a CDS encoding LuxR C-terminal-related transcriptional regulator: MTVDTIQLAADQADHHAVTLESILAVLRSRRLDDRAARTMATELAAGALVDLRTASDEFRDSLVEPVVGAFARLRNDLRPLVRHGDLDVQFVEPPATGRALPGEVAHAARAIVRSAVLAFVDQGETNRVRIQWDCDGLNLLIDIRDDGRGELTAHDDSLRPIAERVAALGGELGVSSTAGWGSDLAIRLPLDPPALPESLDSVELSAREREVLRLVASGARNRAIAGQLAISENTVKFHVSNLLRKAGASSRSELVALATH; the protein is encoded by the coding sequence ATGACCGTCGACACGATCCAGCTCGCCGCCGACCAGGCCGACCACCACGCAGTGACGCTCGAATCGATCCTCGCGGTGCTGCGCTCGCGCCGCCTCGACGACCGCGCCGCGCGCACGATGGCGACGGAACTCGCGGCCGGGGCGCTCGTCGACCTCAGGACAGCGAGCGACGAGTTCCGGGACAGCCTCGTCGAGCCCGTCGTCGGCGCCTTCGCTCGCCTCCGGAACGACCTCCGGCCGCTCGTCCGTCACGGCGACCTCGACGTGCAGTTCGTCGAGCCGCCCGCGACGGGCCGCGCCCTCCCCGGCGAGGTCGCCCACGCCGCGCGCGCCATCGTGCGGAGTGCCGTGCTGGCATTCGTCGACCAGGGCGAGACGAACCGCGTCCGCATCCAGTGGGACTGCGACGGGCTCAACCTCCTCATCGACATCCGCGACGACGGCCGCGGGGAGCTGACCGCTCACGACGATTCCCTCCGCCCGATCGCCGAGCGTGTCGCAGCGCTCGGCGGCGAGCTCGGCGTCTCGTCGACCGCCGGCTGGGGCTCGGACCTCGCGATCCGACTACCGCTCGACCCGCCGGCGCTTCCGGAGTCCCTCGACAGCGTCGAGCTCAGCGCACGCGAGCGGGAGGTGCTGCGACTCGTCGCGTCGGGCGCCCGGAATCGCGCGATCGCGGGCCAGCTCGCGATCAGCGAGAACACGGTGAAGTTCCACGTCTCGAACCTGCTGCGGAAGGCCGGGGCGTCCTCGCGGTCGGAGCTCGTGGCGCTCGCGACGCACTGA
- a CDS encoding MFS transporter, with translation MSAMFRSLSVRNYRLWFIGALVSNIGSWMQATTQNWVVLTDLTDNDAVAVGFTMALQFGPQVLLVPITGLIADRFDRRKIIMVTQSLLLLLGLSLGLLLIFGTAQLWHLYVFALLLGLVNAVDGPARQTFVSDLVDEHNMSNAVALNAASFNAARMIGPAVSGLLIVVVGAGWVFVINAGTFIAMIVALTFIRTSELRPRLRASRARGQLAEGFRYVRGRPDLLVVFAVVFLIGAFGMNFPIFASTMAVEFGRGAGEYGLLSSILAIGSLTGALLAARRERARLRVVVLASAGFGLAAITSSLMPTFWTFGVSLILIGFATVTMLTTANGYVQTTTEPAVRGRVMALYMAILMGGTPIGAPIVGAVANAFGPRWALVVGGVAGLVSAGIAFTWLIVRKNLRVHRSPTGRFRLRVDYVGKPRSVKTDVVPEDFSEQVALTSPIPIPLPRADGRHQPSSSKRTPTASIPQQRAPRR, from the coding sequence ATGAGCGCGATGTTCCGGTCGCTCTCCGTGCGCAATTACCGGCTGTGGTTCATCGGCGCGCTCGTGTCGAACATCGGCAGCTGGATGCAGGCCACCACGCAGAACTGGGTGGTGCTCACCGACCTGACCGACAACGACGCCGTCGCCGTGGGATTCACGATGGCGCTGCAGTTCGGCCCGCAGGTGCTCCTCGTCCCGATCACCGGCCTCATCGCTGACCGCTTCGACAGGCGAAAGATCATCATGGTCACGCAGTCGCTGCTGCTGCTGCTCGGCCTCTCCCTCGGTCTGCTGCTCATCTTCGGCACCGCGCAGCTCTGGCATCTCTACGTGTTCGCGCTGCTCCTCGGCCTCGTGAACGCGGTGGACGGTCCGGCCAGGCAGACCTTCGTGTCCGACCTCGTCGACGAGCACAACATGTCGAACGCCGTCGCCCTCAACGCCGCCTCGTTCAACGCCGCGCGCATGATCGGCCCCGCCGTCTCCGGTCTCCTCATCGTGGTGGTCGGCGCCGGCTGGGTCTTCGTCATCAACGCCGGGACATTCATCGCGATGATCGTCGCGCTCACCTTCATCCGCACGTCAGAGCTGCGCCCCCGCCTTCGAGCGAGTCGCGCCCGCGGACAGCTCGCGGAGGGCTTCCGCTACGTGCGCGGCCGGCCCGATCTGCTCGTGGTCTTCGCCGTCGTGTTCCTCATCGGAGCGTTCGGCATGAACTTCCCAATCTTCGCCTCCACCATGGCGGTCGAGTTCGGGCGGGGAGCCGGCGAGTACGGTCTGCTGTCGTCGATCCTCGCGATCGGCTCTCTCACCGGGGCGCTCCTCGCGGCACGGCGGGAACGCGCGCGCCTGCGCGTCGTGGTGCTCGCGTCCGCCGGATTCGGGCTCGCGGCCATCACGTCGTCGCTCATGCCCACGTTCTGGACCTTCGGCGTCTCGCTCATCCTCATCGGCTTCGCCACCGTCACGATGCTGACCACCGCCAACGGCTACGTGCAGACCACGACGGAGCCGGCGGTCCGCGGACGCGTCATGGCCCTGTACATGGCGATCCTCATGGGCGGAACGCCGATCGGTGCCCCCATCGTCGGCGCCGTCGCGAACGCGTTCGGCCCGCGCTGGGCGCTCGTCGTGGGCGGGGTCGCCGGACTCGTCTCCGCCGGCATCGCCTTCACGTGGCTCATCGTGCGGAAGAACCTGCGCGTGCACCGCTCGCCCACCGGCCGCTTCCGCTTGCGCGTCGACTACGTGGGCAAGCCGCGCTCGGTGAAGACGGACGTCGTGCCGGAGGACTTCTCGGAGCAGGTGGCTCTCACGTCGCCCATCCCGATCCCGCTTCCCCGCGCCGACGGACGGCACCAGCCGTCGTCCTCGAAGCGCACACCGACGGCGTCGATCCCGCAGCAGCGCGCGCCTCGCCGCTGA
- a CDS encoding TetR/AcrR family transcriptional regulator, giving the protein MPKIVDHDERRAAVLEATWRVISQQGLEAATVREIAKAAGVSNGALAHYFTNKDDVLIQAHKLAYQRVYDRVADRADELDTFGMLREMLHEALPLDDESRTEAIIDVSYMGRAITNPTLAAVRADSMVVARAWWTDGLTAARDAGDLRADLDIALTVNELLVLIDGISVQAVLYPDEMTPDMQRSLVDAFLDRIST; this is encoded by the coding sequence GTGCCCAAGATCGTTGACCACGACGAGCGCCGCGCAGCGGTGCTCGAGGCCACGTGGCGCGTCATCAGCCAGCAGGGACTCGAGGCGGCCACGGTCCGGGAGATCGCGAAGGCCGCCGGGGTGTCCAACGGCGCGCTCGCCCACTACTTCACGAACAAGGACGACGTGCTCATCCAGGCGCACAAGCTCGCCTACCAGCGCGTCTACGACCGCGTCGCCGACCGCGCGGACGAGCTCGACACCTTCGGCATGCTGCGGGAGATGCTGCACGAGGCACTGCCGCTCGACGACGAGAGCCGCACCGAGGCGATCATCGACGTCAGCTACATGGGTCGGGCGATCACGAATCCGACCCTCGCCGCCGTGCGGGCCGACTCGATGGTCGTGGCGCGGGCCTGGTGGACCGACGGACTCACGGCGGCGCGCGACGCCGGCGACCTCCGCGCCGATCTCGACATCGCTCTCACGGTCAACGAGCTCCTCGTGCTCATCGACGGCATCTCGGTCCAGGCCGTTCTCTACCCCGACGAGATGACGCCGGACATGCAGCGCAGCCTCGTCGACGCGTTCCTCGACCGCATCAGCACCTGA
- a CDS encoding aminotransferase class III-fold pyridoxal phosphate-dependent enzyme, with amino-acid sequence MTIDTAIQTLKPVDAGLRERASRVIPGGMYGHLNVTLLPAAYPQYYRSGDGARLTDVDGNEYIDFMCGFGPMISGYRNPVVEAAAAKQLARGDALGGPTERMVELAELLVDTVGPADWAMFGKNGTDATSLAVTIARAATGKRKILKGRTAYHGANAWFNPNPLGSTPEDRSNIIFFDFNDIASLEAAAAEAGDDLAGIIVSPFKHDGPADDQRLADVEFARSVRAIADRNSAVLIMDEVRTGFRLVTGSAWEPLGVAPDLIAYSKAIANGWALAAVVGIDALAQAASDIYATGSFWYSGVAMAAAIANIGLLRETDTPAYMDHVGTLLRTGLQAQAEDNGFEIVQSGPAVMPYLRFVDDPGHAAALAFTGAAAARGVLLHPVHNWFLSTAHTEQDIADALDRTADAFAEARAVIG; translated from the coding sequence ATGACGATCGACACCGCGATCCAGACCCTCAAGCCCGTGGACGCCGGGCTGCGCGAGCGCGCATCCCGCGTGATCCCCGGCGGCATGTACGGCCACCTCAACGTCACGCTGCTCCCGGCCGCGTACCCGCAGTACTACCGCTCGGGCGACGGCGCCCGCCTCACCGATGTGGACGGCAACGAGTACATCGACTTCATGTGCGGGTTCGGCCCGATGATCTCCGGCTACCGGAACCCGGTGGTCGAGGCCGCGGCCGCGAAGCAGCTCGCCCGGGGCGACGCCCTCGGCGGTCCGACGGAGCGCATGGTGGAGCTCGCCGAGCTGCTCGTCGACACGGTCGGCCCCGCCGACTGGGCCATGTTCGGCAAGAACGGGACGGACGCCACGAGCCTCGCCGTGACGATCGCGCGCGCCGCCACCGGCAAGCGCAAGATCCTCAAGGGCCGGACGGCATACCACGGCGCGAACGCGTGGTTCAATCCGAACCCCCTCGGCTCCACCCCGGAGGACCGGTCGAACATCATCTTCTTCGACTTCAACGACATCGCGTCGCTCGAGGCCGCAGCCGCCGAGGCGGGCGACGACCTCGCCGGCATCATCGTCTCCCCGTTCAAGCACGACGGTCCGGCGGACGACCAGCGCCTCGCCGACGTCGAGTTCGCCCGCTCGGTGCGTGCCATCGCGGACCGGAACAGCGCCGTGCTCATCATGGACGAGGTCCGCACCGGCTTCCGCCTCGTGACGGGCAGCGCGTGGGAGCCCCTCGGTGTGGCGCCCGACCTCATCGCGTACAGCAAGGCGATCGCCAACGGGTGGGCGCTCGCGGCCGTCGTCGGCATCGACGCGCTCGCGCAGGCCGCGTCCGACATCTACGCCACCGGCTCGTTCTGGTACTCCGGCGTCGCGATGGCCGCGGCGATCGCGAACATCGGGCTCCTCCGCGAGACCGACACTCCCGCGTACATGGACCACGTGGGAACGCTCCTCCGCACCGGGCTGCAGGCCCAGGCGGAGGACAACGGGTTCGAGATCGTGCAGAGCGGACCGGCCGTCATGCCGTACCTCCGCTTCGTCGACGACCCGGGCCACGCCGCCGCCCTCGCCTTCACCGGTGCGGCCGCGGCCCGCGGCGTGCTGCTCCACCCGGTGCACAACTGGTTCCTCTCCACGGCGCACACCGAGCAGGACATCGCCGACGCGCTCGACCGCACGGCCGACGCCTTCGCCGAGGCGCGCGCCGTCATCGGCTGA
- the hxlB gene encoding 6-phospho-3-hexuloisomerase, producing MTTPDTSVRDALSLIRGELDTLVERAVTDASDTDADPFEAFADLLADADRVFVVGAGRSGLALRMTAMRLMHLGLAVHVVGEVTTPAIAEGDVLLTASGSGTTGAIVRAAEGAVEAGARVAAITTAADSPLALLATVVAVVPAAEKLDRSEAASAQYAGGLFEQFVVLLGDALFHALWKRSGASADELWPRHANLE from the coding sequence ATGACCACACCCGACACGTCCGTGCGCGACGCACTGAGCCTCATCCGGGGCGAACTCGACACCCTCGTCGAGCGCGCCGTCACCGACGCGAGCGACACGGACGCGGATCCCTTCGAGGCGTTCGCCGATCTGCTCGCCGACGCCGACCGCGTCTTCGTCGTGGGCGCCGGCCGCTCCGGCCTCGCCCTGCGGATGACCGCGATGCGCCTCATGCACCTGGGACTCGCGGTGCACGTCGTGGGAGAGGTGACGACCCCCGCGATCGCCGAGGGGGATGTGCTCCTCACCGCGAGCGGATCCGGAACCACCGGCGCGATCGTGCGCGCGGCCGAGGGCGCCGTCGAGGCGGGAGCCCGCGTCGCCGCCATCACGACCGCGGCCGACTCGCCCCTCGCGCTCCTCGCGACGGTCGTCGCCGTGGTGCCCGCCGCCGAGAAGCTCGATCGTTCCGAAGCAGCCTCCGCCCAGTACGCCGGCGGACTGTTCGAACAGTTCGTGGTGCTCCTCGGCGACGCCCTCTTCCACGCGCTCTGGAAGCGCTCAGGAGCGAGCGCCGACGAGTTGTGGCCGCGCCACGCCAACCTCGAATGA
- a CDS encoding AraC family transcriptional regulator — MSIPDGFPGQRMLVLPRPLVRDALQRPGTAHLVVTDCGYFPEAQSHGRSRSTGIPQAVVIVCTKGKGWATTEDGRVDVSAGQAVVLPPGHPHAYGADPDDPWTVWWLHVQGRDLPEFLTAAGITTRSPVRSLSDVYRAVALVQEALVWMERDASPASLLGAAGAAWHLMALLATDRAPGTRHDTLDRAAAYIRESGDETVSVAALAGMARLSPSHFSALFKEQFGFPVRQYQTQVRMARARELLDTTDEPIASVAATVGYPDSFYFARQFKRVHGVSPLRYRRQRKG, encoded by the coding sequence ATGTCGATCCCCGACGGTTTCCCCGGTCAGCGCATGCTCGTGCTGCCCCGTCCCCTCGTCCGCGATGCGCTCCAGCGGCCGGGCACGGCGCACCTGGTCGTGACCGACTGCGGCTACTTCCCCGAGGCGCAATCCCACGGCCGGTCGCGGTCGACGGGGATCCCCCAGGCCGTCGTGATCGTCTGCACGAAGGGGAAGGGGTGGGCGACCACCGAGGACGGTCGGGTCGACGTCTCGGCCGGACAAGCGGTCGTGCTGCCGCCGGGGCACCCGCACGCCTACGGGGCCGACCCGGACGATCCCTGGACGGTCTGGTGGTTGCACGTGCAGGGTCGCGACCTGCCCGAGTTCCTCACGGCCGCCGGGATCACGACGCGGTCGCCCGTCCGGTCGCTGTCCGACGTGTACCGCGCGGTCGCGCTCGTCCAGGAGGCGCTCGTGTGGATGGAGCGGGACGCCTCGCCCGCCAGCCTGCTCGGTGCGGCCGGGGCCGCATGGCACCTCATGGCGTTGCTCGCGACCGACCGCGCGCCGGGAACCCGGCACGACACCCTGGATCGTGCCGCTGCCTACATCCGCGAGTCCGGCGACGAGACCGTGTCGGTCGCGGCGCTCGCGGGTATGGCGCGGCTGAGTCCGTCGCACTTCTCCGCCCTCTTCAAGGAGCAGTTCGGGTTCCCCGTCCGGCAGTACCAGACGCAGGTGCGGATGGCGCGGGCGCGTGAGCTCCTCGACACGACGGACGAACCGATCGCCTCCGTCGCGGCGACCGTGGGGTACCCGGATTCGTTCTACTTCGCGCGCCAGTTCAAGCGCGTCCACGGCGTCTCGCCGCTCCGCTACCGCCGCCAGCGCAAGGGATGA
- a CDS encoding DUF2599 domain-containing protein, whose amino-acid sequence MGGLVFTVSQIQNGRRLIQAGGSPIEIARDLGLSRATLRRRLRELRVSFIYRTDDYPRESARSTLPTGGAHAIRVSLRRQRCLRSTDAIELLGLATGLTIVLGLQGITGPASAQTDDSGTIALAAEASPSSVPSTDDPDAVAEYLKLLAEYRSSNTSARAAAASGPCLSGAVKKTVSQGTTISVYRTVDAPRLVCSNAAQAVYDNEYKPMVASAYEGQKRRDQLVCQISNAWDKRPWNLDPWRPNVGYAATVAALCNP is encoded by the coding sequence ATGGGTGGATTGGTGTTCACGGTCAGCCAGATCCAGAACGGGCGGCGACTCATCCAAGCAGGTGGATCGCCAATCGAAATCGCACGAGACCTAGGCCTGTCACGCGCCACATTGCGCCGCCGCCTCCGAGAACTTCGAGTGAGTTTCATCTACAGAACGGATGACTATCCCCGCGAGTCTGCACGCTCTACACTCCCGACTGGGGGGGCGCATGCCATACGTGTAAGTCTCCGACGTCAACGATGCTTGAGGAGTACGGATGCGATCGAGTTGCTTGGCCTCGCTACAGGCCTGACCATTGTTCTGGGGCTTCAGGGAATCACCGGCCCTGCCTCAGCCCAGACCGACGACTCCGGCACAATAGCGCTGGCTGCCGAAGCTTCACCAAGCTCAGTGCCATCGACGGACGACCCCGATGCGGTCGCGGAGTACCTCAAGCTACTTGCTGAGTATCGAAGCTCAAATACAAGTGCACGAGCAGCGGCGGCCTCCGGTCCGTGCCTGTCGGGTGCGGTGAAGAAGACAGTCTCGCAAGGCACGACAATCTCCGTCTACCGCACTGTCGACGCACCCCGACTTGTCTGTTCTAATGCCGCACAAGCTGTTTACGACAACGAGTACAAGCCGATGGTGGCGAGTGCCTACGAGGGGCAGAAGAGGAGGGACCAGTTGGTCTGCCAGATTTCAAATGCTTGGGATAAGCGTCCCTGGAACCTGGACCCTTGGCGTCCAAATGTCGGCTACGCGGCAACTGTAGCCGCCCTATGCAACCCGTAG
- a CDS encoding ABC transporter substrate-binding protein — protein MTTAPQRPKRRWRAALAGVAALTVALTGCAGGTPASTSGERPLVIARAMDLTTLDPQRGYCDTCQIIYTALYERLVTVDPADTSTVLPGLAESWEANEDNTQFTFALDADAVFSDGSPVESTDVKWSFERLVNLQGSASFLLAGMTGIETPDASTVVVTFEKPNSAFLAITAAPYLGIVNSEVAEENGASAAEDAASTDDAEGWFLENSAGSGPYTLADYSAGESVELTANDEYWGAAPAFTDVEMKEVTDSSSQLQQLQQGDVDVAMQISPDALAQLEGDEAVTTEVVDSYNYTYIALLPAAPGGEPLEDVRVREAIRMAVDYDGLVDTLVAGYGKLQGSPIPNGFEGSEEVALPSYDLDGAKALLAEAGYADGFTVSATYPKLVAYGVDLDLQMQAVQQDLAEIGVTLELNPVDFTQWIDTVSGDGTPVTAVYFAPDHTDSSQYVQYFGNIDQGGLINPWTGSVSQEQTDLLAQALAESGDERVATYQALAESMAADAFVLPMVNPQLILAYASDISGVAYSPCCNLEIGQLGLTG, from the coding sequence GTGACCACTGCACCACAGCGACCGAAACGCCGGTGGAGGGCCGCCCTCGCCGGCGTCGCCGCCCTCACCGTGGCCCTCACCGGCTGCGCGGGCGGCACCCCCGCGAGCACGAGCGGTGAGCGACCCCTCGTCATCGCCCGAGCGATGGACCTCACGACGCTCGACCCGCAGCGCGGATACTGCGACACGTGCCAGATCATCTACACGGCCCTCTACGAGCGGCTCGTGACCGTGGACCCGGCCGACACGTCGACCGTGCTGCCCGGTCTCGCCGAGAGCTGGGAGGCGAACGAGGACAACACCCAGTTCACCTTCGCCCTCGACGCCGACGCGGTCTTCTCCGACGGCTCCCCCGTGGAGTCGACGGACGTGAAGTGGAGCTTCGAGCGACTCGTGAACCTGCAGGGCTCCGCCTCGTTCCTCCTCGCCGGCATGACGGGGATCGAGACGCCCGACGCATCCACGGTCGTCGTGACCTTCGAGAAGCCCAACTCCGCGTTCCTCGCGATCACGGCGGCTCCGTACCTCGGCATCGTGAACAGCGAGGTCGCCGAGGAGAACGGGGCGAGCGCCGCGGAGGACGCCGCGTCGACGGACGACGCCGAGGGCTGGTTCCTCGAGAACTCGGCGGGCAGCGGACCGTACACCCTCGCCGACTACAGCGCGGGCGAGTCGGTCGAGCTCACGGCGAACGACGAGTACTGGGGTGCGGCCCCCGCCTTCACGGACGTAGAGATGAAGGAGGTCACCGACTCGAGCTCGCAGCTCCAGCAGCTGCAGCAGGGCGACGTGGACGTGGCGATGCAGATCTCGCCAGACGCGCTCGCGCAGCTCGAGGGCGACGAGGCCGTGACGACCGAAGTCGTCGACTCCTACAACTACACGTACATCGCCCTCCTCCCGGCCGCTCCCGGAGGTGAACCGCTCGAGGACGTCCGCGTGCGTGAGGCGATCCGGATGGCCGTCGACTACGACGGTCTCGTCGACACCCTCGTGGCCGGCTACGGAAAGCTGCAGGGGTCGCCGATCCCGAACGGCTTCGAGGGGAGCGAGGAGGTCGCGCTCCCGAGCTACGACCTCGATGGCGCCAAGGCGCTCCTCGCCGAGGCCGGGTACGCCGACGGCTTCACCGTGAGCGCGACGTACCCCAAGCTCGTCGCGTACGGTGTCGACCTCGACCTGCAGATGCAGGCCGTGCAGCAGGACCTCGCCGAGATCGGGGTGACGCTCGAGCTCAACCCCGTGGACTTCACGCAGTGGATCGACACGGTGAGCGGCGACGGCACGCCCGTCACGGCGGTCTACTTCGCCCCCGACCACACGGACTCGAGCCAGTACGTGCAGTACTTCGGCAACATCGACCAGGGCGGACTCATCAACCCGTGGACCGGATCGGTGTCGCAGGAGCAGACGGACCTGCTCGCTCAGGCGCTCGCCGAGTCGGGCGACGAGCGGGTGGCGACGTACCAGGCGCTCGCCGAGTCCATGGCGGCCGACGCATTCGTCCTGCCGATGGTCAACCCGCAGCTGATCCTCGCGTACGCGAGCGACATCTCGGGCGTCGCGTACAGCCCCTGCTGCAACCTCGAGATCGGGCAGCTCGGCCTGACCGGCTGA
- a CDS encoding MarR family winged helix-turn-helix transcriptional regulator: MPRTIAEQSSDLRMGTFRLARRLRAEKADDDLSDGQFSVLAALFTHGPHTLSSLAERERVSAPSMNRTVGCLEDLGYLTRVPDADDKRRVSITLAPSGTDIVKATVKKRDAWLTHALKAVTPEERATLADAAAIMQRLAGR; this comes from the coding sequence ATGCCTCGAACCATCGCCGAACAGAGTTCGGACCTCCGGATGGGCACGTTCCGACTGGCGCGCCGACTTCGCGCAGAGAAGGCCGACGACGACCTCAGCGACGGCCAGTTCTCGGTCCTCGCCGCCCTCTTCACCCACGGTCCGCACACCCTCAGCTCCCTCGCAGAGCGCGAACGCGTCTCCGCCCCGTCCATGAACCGCACCGTCGGCTGCCTCGAAGACCTCGGGTACCTCACACGCGTGCCCGACGCCGACGACAAGCGCCGCGTGAGCATCACCCTCGCACCGAGCGGCACCGACATCGTGAAGGCCACCGTCAAGAAGCGCGACGCCTGGCTCACCCACGCCCTCAAGGCGGTCACGCCCGAGGAGCGCGCCACGCTCGCGGACGCGGCCGCCATCATGCAGAGGCTGGCCGGACGATGA